In Hymenobacter chitinivorans DSM 11115, a single window of DNA contains:
- a CDS encoding cytochrome c maturation protein CcmE domain-containing protein has protein sequence MKKSHILAIAVIAVAIGIIMSTVGDASVYVSFREARERAADGNLTKVHVVGRLPRDGQKNILGLEYNPTLDPNYFAFTLVDTNRIAQRVIYFNPKPQDFDKSEQVVITGAMRNDVFVADKILLKCPSKYVEKDIKGATASVN, from the coding sequence ATGAAAAAATCTCACATTCTTGCCATTGCCGTCATTGCCGTTGCTATCGGCATCATCATGAGCACCGTGGGCGACGCCAGCGTGTACGTCTCGTTCCGCGAGGCCCGGGAGCGGGCCGCCGATGGCAACCTGACCAAGGTGCACGTAGTGGGCCGCCTCCCGCGCGACGGGCAGAAGAACATCCTGGGCCTGGAGTATAACCCCACCCTGGACCCCAACTACTTCGCCTTTACCCTGGTCGATACCAACCGCATTGCCCAGCGCGTGATTTACTTCAACCCCAAGCCCCAGGACTTCGACAAGTCGGAGCAGGTGGTCATTACCGGCGCCATGCGCAACGACGTGTTCGTGGCCGACAAGATTCTGCTCAAGTGCCCTTCCAAGTACGTAGAGAAGGACATCAAAGGCGCCACGGCTTCAGTCAATTAG
- a CDS encoding CcmD family protein produces MKNSLPKLRSALLLLAALLLPVLHAAAQSAADSPEMADTLRQSGKIYVVVAVITVVLAGLLAFLVSLDRKVGRLERELKDN; encoded by the coding sequence ATGAAAAACAGCTTGCCTAAGCTCCGTTCGGCCCTGTTGCTGCTGGCCGCCCTGCTGCTGCCCGTGCTGCACGCCGCCGCCCAGTCGGCCGCCGACTCACCTGAAATGGCCGATACCCTGCGCCAAAGCGGCAAAATCTACGTGGTGGTGGCCGTTATTACCGTCGTGCTGGCCGGTCTGCTGGCCTTCCTCGTGTCGCTCGACCGGAAAGTGGGCCGCCTGGAGCGGGAGCTCAAAGACAATTAA
- the ccsA gene encoding cytochrome c biogenesis protein CcsA, whose protein sequence is MLNTFIGNAGHLSVIIAFVAAVVAAYSYFMASKGRQLGDADPAWLRLGRGAFLVHSVAVVAIIVCLFTIIYTHRYEYYYAWSHSSNHLPVYYMISCFWEGQEGSFLLWIFWHVCLGLAIMRFHRKWEAPVMAVFAFVQLFLTSMILGVVVLNVKLGSSPFILLRDFLVDLPVFKMNPDFVPKDGTGLNPLLQNYWMVIHPPTLFLGFALTLVPFAFAIAGLWKGELTKWIKPSLPWALFGGLVLGVGVMMGAYWAYETLNFGGYWNWDPVENAVYIPWLVLVAAIHGMVLWQRSRTALRTSFVLVIASFLLILYATFLTRSGVLGNASVHSFTDLGLSGQLLIYLMAFVVLAIWLLVARWKSIPVSEKELTTYNPELWVFVGATVLCLGAFQVLFTTSIPVYNAFLGFLGIKSNLALPADQIAHYTKIQLWMGVLVAFLTGLAQIMWWQKNDKETLSNSLAVPGVITLLSAALVILLVRYNKLQMSPVYIVLLTTGLFGVLANLGVVLTLLKRRVALSGGGIAHIGISLMLLGILASAGYSNIISKNVSGMVYSKEFPEDLNRDNVLLWRNESAPMGGYDISYTGQYYDVPGVPGYVNKELLFRTDDEYKALARADIKAEGKVFYKAGDTVEILPENTYYRVDYKEKASGNTFTLYPRAQVNEEMGGLLASPDIKKFLDHDIYSHISSVPDPSKEKDWSEVKEHVLSVGDTIYLNDYFAVFRGVEPAHETAGLGLAKGDLAVQGDFVVFGEKKQYHVHPMFVVRNNQVGRVSDEVEDLGLRLVFINVDPTKQKFTFGVSTTQKDYIILKAMEKPFINLLWSGTLLMAVGFGMALVKRRREARVAGAKMPAAEPVKVRKAKAQVA, encoded by the coding sequence ATGCTCAACACTTTCATCGGTAACGCCGGGCACCTGAGTGTCATCATTGCCTTCGTGGCGGCCGTAGTGGCGGCGTATTCCTACTTCATGGCCAGCAAGGGCCGGCAGTTGGGCGACGCCGACCCCGCCTGGCTGCGCCTGGGCCGGGGCGCGTTTCTGGTGCACAGCGTGGCGGTAGTTGCCATTATCGTCTGCCTGTTTACCATCATCTACACCCACCGGTACGAGTACTACTACGCCTGGAGCCACTCCAGCAACCACTTGCCGGTGTACTACATGATTTCCTGCTTCTGGGAAGGGCAGGAGGGCAGCTTCCTGCTCTGGATTTTCTGGCACGTGTGCCTGGGCCTGGCCATCATGCGCTTCCACCGCAAGTGGGAGGCACCCGTCATGGCTGTGTTTGCCTTCGTGCAACTCTTTCTGACGTCCATGATTCTGGGCGTGGTGGTGCTGAACGTGAAGCTGGGCTCCTCGCCCTTTATCCTGCTGCGCGACTTCCTGGTGGATCTGCCGGTGTTCAAGATGAACCCCGACTTCGTGCCCAAGGACGGCACCGGCCTCAACCCGCTGCTGCAGAACTACTGGATGGTGATTCACCCGCCCACGCTGTTTCTGGGCTTTGCCCTCACGCTGGTGCCGTTTGCCTTTGCCATTGCCGGCCTCTGGAAAGGGGAGTTGACCAAGTGGATTAAGCCCTCCTTGCCCTGGGCGTTGTTCGGTGGCTTGGTGCTGGGCGTGGGCGTCATGATGGGCGCCTACTGGGCCTACGAAACCCTGAACTTCGGCGGCTACTGGAACTGGGACCCGGTCGAAAACGCCGTGTATATTCCCTGGCTGGTGTTGGTGGCCGCCATTCACGGCATGGTGCTGTGGCAGCGGAGCCGCACGGCCCTGCGCACGTCCTTCGTGCTCGTTATTGCCTCCTTCCTGCTGATTCTCTACGCCACCTTCCTGACCCGTAGCGGCGTGCTGGGCAATGCCTCAGTACACTCCTTTACCGACCTGGGCCTGTCGGGGCAGCTGTTGATTTACCTCATGGCCTTCGTGGTGCTGGCTATCTGGCTGCTGGTGGCCCGCTGGAAGTCGATTCCGGTTTCGGAGAAAGAGCTGACCACTTACAACCCCGAGCTGTGGGTATTCGTGGGCGCCACGGTGCTCTGTCTGGGTGCGTTCCAGGTGCTGTTCACCACCAGTATTCCGGTCTACAACGCCTTCTTGGGCTTCCTGGGCATTAAGTCCAACCTGGCCCTGCCCGCCGACCAGATTGCGCACTACACCAAAATTCAGCTGTGGATGGGCGTGCTGGTAGCCTTCCTGACCGGCTTGGCCCAAATCATGTGGTGGCAGAAGAACGACAAGGAAACTTTGTCAAACTCTCTGGCCGTGCCCGGCGTCATTACGCTGCTCAGCGCGGCTTTAGTGATTCTGCTGGTGCGCTACAACAAGCTGCAAATGAGCCCGGTGTATATCGTGCTGCTCACCACCGGCCTGTTCGGGGTGCTGGCCAACCTGGGCGTAGTCCTGACCCTGCTCAAGCGCCGCGTGGCCCTTTCGGGCGGCGGTATTGCCCACATCGGTATTTCCCTGATGCTGCTCGGGATTCTGGCTTCGGCCGGCTACTCCAACATCATTTCCAAGAACGTGTCGGGCATGGTCTACTCCAAGGAGTTTCCGGAAGACCTGAACCGGGACAACGTGCTGCTGTGGCGCAATGAGTCGGCCCCGATGGGTGGCTACGACATCAGCTACACCGGCCAGTACTACGACGTGCCCGGCGTGCCTGGCTACGTGAATAAGGAGCTGCTCTTCCGCACCGACGACGAGTACAAGGCCCTGGCCCGCGCCGACATCAAGGCCGAAGGCAAGGTGTTCTATAAGGCTGGCGACACGGTCGAAATCCTACCCGAAAACACCTATTACCGCGTCGATTACAAGGAAAAAGCCTCGGGCAACACCTTCACGCTCTACCCCCGGGCCCAGGTCAACGAGGAAATGGGCGGCCTGCTGGCTTCCCCCGATATTAAGAAGTTTCTCGACCACGATATCTACTCCCACATCAGCTCCGTGCCCGACCCAAGCAAGGAAAAGGACTGGAGCGAAGTGAAGGAGCACGTGCTGTCCGTGGGTGACACCATCTACCTGAACGACTACTTCGCCGTGTTCCGCGGCGTGGAGCCGGCCCACGAAACGGCTGGCCTCGGCCTGGCCAAAGGCGACCTGGCCGTGCAGGGCGACTTTGTGGTCTTCGGCGAGAAAAAGCAGTACCATGTGCACCCCATGTTCGTGGTCCGCAACAACCAGGTGGGCCGCGTGTCGGATGAGGTAGAAGACCTGGGCCTGCGCCTAGTATTCATCAACGTGGACCCAACCAAGCAGAAGTTCACCTTCGGCGTAAGCACCACTCAGAAGGATTATATCATCCTCAAGGCCATGGAAAAGCCCTTCATCAACCTGCTCTGGAGCGGTACGCTGCTCATGGCCGTTGGCTTTGGTATGGCCCTGGTGAAGCGCCGCCGCGAAGCCCGCGTGGCGGGAGCCAAGATGCCGGCCGCCGAGCCGGTTAAAGTCCGCAAGGCTAAGGCCCAGGTGGCTTAG